Proteins found in one Bremerella volcania genomic segment:
- a CDS encoding GAF domain-containing protein: MTTTMAPSVLTSVSVWIHNETAGQLTSAYGYPAAPEGPLTHDLIQTSIHDRRSAIRSVDDGTLEIALPILITSEVVAAVLFTVHTSDDCKIALERWSRTDRDELGLAESAYRGLAHFETISPYVKFPRGSGLPGETWDDRKCRIIARIDQAKAFMRAAGARKEGLRYGLGIPVMATEHELECVLVILSTVDFPFQQAMETWLPSEDQTELSLVQTSYAVGISSPQRSNVSYGDGIVGRCYASRVPVMMHNADEDASLVPLFDQGTRFALALPIFNGDRLVQVLTLFG; encoded by the coding sequence ATGACGACAACGATGGCACCTTCGGTGTTGACGAGCGTATCGGTCTGGATTCATAACGAAACCGCCGGACAACTGACGTCTGCTTACGGCTACCCGGCAGCACCGGAAGGCCCACTAACCCATGATCTGATTCAAACGTCAATCCACGACAGGCGTTCGGCGATTCGTAGCGTCGACGACGGCACGCTCGAGATTGCTTTGCCGATTCTAATCACCAGCGAAGTCGTCGCTGCTGTTTTGTTTACCGTCCACACGTCGGACGACTGCAAGATCGCGCTCGAACGTTGGTCGCGTACCGATCGCGATGAACTGGGGCTCGCCGAATCGGCTTACCGTGGCCTGGCGCACTTTGAAACGATCAGCCCCTATGTCAAGTTTCCGCGCGGGTCGGGCCTGCCGGGCGAAACCTGGGACGATCGCAAGTGTCGCATCATCGCGCGGATCGATCAAGCGAAAGCGTTCATGCGTGCCGCAGGGGCTCGCAAGGAAGGTTTGCGTTACGGCCTGGGCATTCCCGTCATGGCCACCGAGCACGAATTGGAATGCGTGCTGGTCATCCTCAGCACGGTCGACTTCCCCTTTCAACAAGCCATGGAAACGTGGCTTCCCAGTGAAGACCAAACCGAGCTTTCGCTGGTGCAAACAAGCTATGCCGTGGGCATTTCCTCGCCCCAGCGATCAAACGTCAGCTACGGCGACGGCATCGTCGGCAGGTGCTATGCGTCACGTGTTCCCGTGATGATGCACAATGCCGATGAGGACGCATCGCTTGTCCCGCTGTTCGACCAGGGGACCCGCTTTGCCTTGGCGTTGCCGATCTTCAACGGCGATCGATTGGTCCAAGTTCTCACTCTCTTTGGCTAA
- a CDS encoding ABC transporter ATP-binding protein: MAILELDNATVGFGESHRRYTVLEEANLQVRENEFVAIIGFSGSGKSTLISLLAGLLLPDEGAARFKGKQMKGPGPDRGIVFQNYSLLPWLTVHGNIELAVKQVFPKMKRGERRDYVQHYIDMVSLTGSEGKRPSELSGGMRQRLSLARTLSMQPEVLLLDEPLSALDALTRSVLQDEIIRLWEEDRRTVVMVTNDVDEAVLMADRIVPLTPGPSARLGREFPVTLDRPRDRATLNFNPEFKKLRNEITRYMMGINEEAKQLRVASDVVLPDVEPIRIGVA, from the coding sequence ATGGCAATCCTCGAACTCGACAATGCCACCGTCGGATTTGGCGAATCGCACCGTCGCTATACGGTGCTCGAAGAAGCCAATTTACAGGTTCGTGAAAATGAATTCGTCGCGATCATTGGATTCTCTGGCAGCGGGAAGTCGACCCTGATTTCCCTGCTGGCAGGGCTCCTTCTGCCTGATGAAGGGGCAGCCCGCTTCAAAGGTAAGCAGATGAAGGGGCCGGGTCCTGATCGCGGGATCGTTTTTCAGAATTATTCTCTGCTTCCCTGGCTGACCGTTCATGGCAACATCGAACTGGCCGTGAAGCAGGTCTTTCCGAAGATGAAACGGGGTGAGCGACGCGATTACGTCCAGCATTACATCGACATGGTCAGCCTGACCGGTAGTGAAGGAAAGCGTCCCTCCGAGCTATCCGGCGGGATGCGACAGCGATTGTCTCTCGCGCGAACGTTGTCGATGCAGCCGGAAGTGCTTCTGCTGGATGAACCGCTGAGCGCCTTGGATGCCCTCACGCGAAGCGTTCTGCAAGACGAAATCATTCGTCTCTGGGAAGAAGATCGCCGGACCGTGGTGATGGTGACCAACGACGTCGACGAAGCCGTCCTTATGGCCGACCGCATCGTTCCGCTAACCCCGGGACCTTCGGCCAGGCTAGGGCGGGAGTTTCCCGTCACGCTCGATCGACCGCGCGATCGTGCCACGCTGAACTTCAATCCCGAGTTCAAGAAGCTCCGCAACGAGATTACACGCTACATGATGGGGATCAACGAAGAGGCGAAGCAGCTTCGCGTCGCTTCAGATGTGGTCCTTCCCGATGTCGAGCCCATTCGTATCGGCGTCGCCTAA
- a CDS encoding ABC transporter ATP-binding protein, whose translation MSQENRFVEMYRLVKAYPNPFGDDVKVVDGFNLILKKGEVVSLIGHSGCGKSTVLTMVSGLNPITSGSVVVAGKEISGPGPDRSVVFQAPCLLPWMTAMQNVRMGVDRVYPHATRSERRQICEYYLSVVGLADSMDKYPREMSGGMQQRVGIARAIALKPNMLLLDEPFGRLDSLTRMELQDVILGILDKEKITTMLVTHDVDEAIYMADRICMMTNGPAAKVGQVLELPLPRPRNRAETLEHPLYYELRGSLVSFLEEQERHKHHKPKTEEPEKPAQQLNVTLSDEEDAPVSENVTANA comes from the coding sequence ATGTCACAAGAGAACCGCTTCGTCGAAATGTACCGCCTCGTCAAGGCGTACCCCAATCCGTTCGGCGATGACGTGAAAGTGGTTGACGGCTTCAACCTGATTTTGAAAAAGGGGGAAGTCGTCAGTCTGATCGGCCACTCAGGCTGCGGCAAGTCGACCGTGCTGACCATGGTATCGGGGCTCAATCCGATCACCTCCGGCAGCGTCGTCGTGGCCGGCAAGGAAATCTCCGGCCCTGGTCCGGATCGCAGTGTGGTGTTTCAAGCTCCGTGCCTGCTTCCCTGGATGACGGCCATGCAAAACGTACGGATGGGGGTCGACCGTGTTTACCCGCATGCGACTCGTAGCGAGCGCCGCCAGATTTGCGAATACTACCTGAGCGTCGTCGGCCTAGCCGATTCGATGGACAAGTACCCTCGCGAAATGTCGGGCGGCATGCAGCAGCGCGTCGGCATCGCCCGCGCGATTGCCCTGAAGCCCAACATGCTGCTTTTGGACGAACCGTTTGGGCGACTCGATTCGCTCACCCGCATGGAACTGCAGGACGTCATCCTAGGCATTCTCGATAAAGAAAAGATCACGACCATGCTCGTCACGCACGACGTCGACGAAGCAATCTACATGGCCGACCGCATCTGCATGATGACCAACGGCCCCGCCGCCAAGGTGGGTCAGGTGCTGGAGCTTCCTTTGCCGCGTCCACGAAATCGCGCCGAGACGCTCGAGCATCCGTTGTATTACGAACTCCGCGGCTCGCTTGTTTCCTTCCTGGAGGAACAGGAACGCCACAAGCATCACAAACCGAAGACGGAAGAGCCAGAGAAGCCCGCACAACAGCTGAACGTTACCCTGAGCGACGAAGAGGATGCGCCGGTATCCGAAAACGTCACCGCCAACGCTTAG
- a CDS encoding CmpA/NrtA family ABC transporter substrate-binding protein, translated as MNWTGLWNRHALTAGLLAVVLLAGCAESKPTGPSLDELDLSALAATVDAEATTSTDDAKPTETETVATLAAPEKNNLKLGFIKLTDCAPLVIAKEKGFFADEGLQVDVEAQPNWKTLLDRVINGELDGAHMLSGQPIAATIGIGTEAHIITAFTMDLNGNGITVSNNIWQKMQENDAKLKSPTPPHPISADSLRPVVDEYKASGTPLKMGMVFPVSTHNYELRYWLAASGIHPGMYTETDTVGETNADVLLSVTPPPMMPTVLEAGNIQGYCVGEPWNQQAVAKGIGVPVTTNYDVWKNNPEKVFGVTKRWNDENPNTHIAVVKALIRAGKWLDETDADGKLVNREEACRILAKPNYVGADYDVIKNSMTGFFYFQKSDKRPMPDFNVFFKYHCTYPWYSDGVWFLTQMRRWGQITEPKSAQWYDETAKKIYRPDVYRKAAETLVTAGQMTADEIPPKDTDGYKPPTEKGDFIDGIVYDGHDPIGYLNSHTIGNKDN; from the coding sequence ATGAACTGGACTGGACTTTGGAATCGCCACGCTCTTACCGCTGGACTGCTAGCGGTTGTTCTGTTGGCAGGCTGCGCGGAATCGAAACCGACTGGCCCCAGCTTGGATGAGCTAGATCTAAGTGCCTTGGCGGCGACCGTCGACGCTGAAGCGACAACATCGACAGACGACGCGAAGCCAACGGAAACGGAAACCGTGGCCACGCTTGCCGCCCCGGAAAAGAACAACCTGAAGTTGGGCTTCATCAAGTTGACCGACTGCGCTCCGCTGGTGATCGCCAAAGAAAAAGGGTTCTTCGCCGACGAAGGCCTTCAGGTCGATGTGGAAGCCCAGCCGAACTGGAAAACGCTGCTCGACCGTGTGATCAACGGCGAACTGGACGGAGCCCACATGCTGTCCGGCCAGCCGATCGCCGCGACGATCGGCATCGGCACCGAGGCCCACATCATTACCGCCTTCACGATGGATTTGAATGGCAACGGCATCACCGTCTCGAACAACATCTGGCAGAAGATGCAAGAAAACGATGCCAAGCTGAAAAGCCCTACCCCGCCCCATCCGATTTCGGCCGACTCCCTTCGCCCGGTCGTCGACGAGTACAAGGCCAGCGGAACGCCCCTGAAGATGGGCATGGTCTTTCCCGTTTCCACGCATAACTACGAACTACGGTACTGGCTCGCCGCGTCGGGTATTCACCCCGGCATGTATACCGAAACCGACACCGTCGGTGAGACCAACGCCGACGTCCTGCTTTCGGTGACGCCCCCTCCGATGATGCCCACCGTACTGGAAGCCGGCAATATCCAAGGCTACTGCGTCGGTGAACCATGGAATCAGCAAGCGGTCGCCAAAGGGATCGGTGTTCCAGTGACCACCAACTACGACGTCTGGAAGAACAATCCGGAAAAGGTGTTTGGCGTTACCAAACGCTGGAACGACGAAAACCCCAACACCCACATCGCCGTCGTCAAAGCACTGATTCGTGCTGGCAAGTGGCTGGACGAAACCGATGCGGACGGCAAGTTGGTCAATCGCGAAGAAGCCTGCCGCATCCTGGCCAAACCAAACTACGTGGGTGCCGACTACGACGTGATTAAGAACTCGATGACCGGCTTCTTCTACTTTCAGAAGTCGGATAAGCGTCCGATGCCTGACTTCAATGTCTTCTTCAAGTATCACTGCACCTACCCTTGGTACAGCGACGGCGTCTGGTTCCTGACGCAGATGCGACGCTGGGGACAGATCACCGAGCCCAAATCGGCCCAGTGGTATGACGAAACGGCCAAGAAGATCTACCGACCTGACGTCTACCGGAAGGCCGCCGAAACGCTGGTTACCGCAGGTCAAATGACCGCAGACGAGATCCCACCCAAGGACACTGACGGCTACAAGCCACCAACCGAAAAGGGAGATTTCATCGACGGCATCGTCTACGACGGCCATGATCCGATTGGTTATCTCAACTCGCACACCATTGGCAACAAAGATAACTAA
- a CDS encoding DmsC/YnfH family molybdoenzyme membrane anchor subunit: MAIGEQNSELLIAPEFNLVEMLLSEQRDLTAVERFSQRHDQHADPLLAPTYRELIPLSEPGPGEQYAFEVDLDACSGCKACVVACHNMNGLEESETWRRVGTLQSSVPSKPVVQHVTTACHHCVDPGCLSGCPVQAYEKDPKLGIVVHLDDQCIGCKYCTLMCPYDVPKFSEAKGIVRKCDMCRHRLAEGEAPACVQSCPNSAIKITVVNQEAIRSEAKDGHFLRGAANPRITNPATRYVGKHRLDAEMVSAGSQEVVPNHAHLPLVGLLTLTQAALGMLVASVVCQWAGTGGMVSAVLATLAAMAGLAASGAHLGRPMYGFRVFLGLRTSWLSREAVLMPAFAGPLVGYTASYFIPFLEPFQGMMALAAIGGGAITIFCSAMIYIVTKRPFWQSSLTFSKFGTTIVLSGLAVWNLESALADQSPSIISLALIIAVTMARLALEYQVLSHVSRPTTDPIARSARLLLGPLKAWHLARIGLWILGGIILPAVTMALASPASVICAAVALASLAAAELIDRGLYFAAESTPAMPNLPK, from the coding sequence ATGGCCATTGGCGAACAAAACTCGGAGCTGCTAATTGCACCAGAATTCAACCTGGTCGAGATGCTGCTGTCCGAACAACGCGACCTGACGGCCGTCGAGCGATTCTCGCAGCGGCACGATCAACACGCGGATCCCCTGTTGGCTCCGACCTATCGCGAACTGATTCCCCTCTCCGAACCTGGTCCCGGAGAGCAGTACGCGTTCGAGGTCGACCTCGACGCCTGTTCTGGCTGCAAAGCGTGCGTCGTCGCCTGTCACAACATGAATGGCCTGGAAGAATCCGAGACCTGGCGGCGCGTCGGCACGCTGCAAAGCTCGGTTCCTTCCAAACCAGTCGTCCAGCACGTAACGACCGCCTGCCATCACTGCGTCGACCCAGGCTGCCTGTCGGGGTGCCCCGTTCAAGCTTACGAGAAAGACCCAAAGCTAGGCATCGTCGTTCATCTCGACGATCAGTGCATCGGTTGCAAGTACTGCACGCTGATGTGCCCCTACGACGTCCCCAAGTTCAGCGAAGCGAAAGGCATCGTTCGCAAATGCGACATGTGCCGCCATCGTCTGGCCGAAGGAGAAGCACCGGCGTGCGTTCAGTCATGCCCCAACAGCGCCATCAAGATCACCGTCGTCAACCAGGAAGCCATCCGCAGCGAAGCGAAGGACGGGCACTTCCTCCGCGGAGCAGCGAATCCCCGAATCACCAATCCAGCGACACGTTACGTCGGCAAGCATCGCCTGGATGCCGAGATGGTTTCGGCCGGGTCCCAAGAGGTCGTCCCCAACCATGCTCACTTGCCGCTAGTCGGTTTGCTGACCCTCACCCAGGCCGCACTCGGCATGCTTGTCGCCAGCGTGGTTTGTCAATGGGCAGGCACTGGCGGCATGGTCAGCGCGGTGCTGGCGACGCTTGCCGCCATGGCAGGCCTCGCGGCCTCGGGGGCTCACCTCGGCAGACCCATGTACGGCTTCCGAGTGTTCCTCGGTTTACGCACCTCGTGGCTCAGCCGCGAAGCCGTCCTCATGCCGGCTTTCGCAGGCCCACTTGTCGGTTACACGGCGTCGTACTTCATTCCATTTTTAGAGCCATTCCAAGGCATGATGGCCTTGGCGGCCATCGGCGGCGGGGCAATCACGATCTTCTGTTCTGCGATGATTTACATCGTCACGAAGCGTCCGTTCTGGCAGTCCTCACTCACGTTCAGCAAGTTCGGCACGACGATCGTCTTGTCGGGTCTGGCCGTTTGGAACTTGGAAAGTGCGCTGGCTGACCAATCCCCTTCGATCATCAGCTTGGCCCTGATCATCGCCGTAACCATGGCCCGGCTAGCATTGGAATATCAAGTCCTTTCGCACGTCTCGCGTCCGACGACCGATCCGATTGCCCGCTCGGCGCGGTTATTACTTGGCCCACTCAAAGCATGGCACCTGGCACGGATCGGGTTGTGGATACTCGGCGGAATCATCTTGCCGGCAGTAACCATGGCCCTAGCAAGCCCCGCTTCAGTGATCTGTGCGGCCGTCGCGCTGGCCAGCCTGGCCGCGGCAGAGCTGATTGATCGCGGGCTCTACTTCGCTGCTGAATCCACTCCAGCCATGCCCAATTTACCTAAGTAG
- a CDS encoding molybdopterin oxidoreductase family protein, which translates to MSTVTPPSRLQQLIYAKDGSLTRDLLLYPGEYGLGKVPAGAKPNGTTTSVCGFCSTGCGLELHMKDGQAVNLSPAVDWPVNLGMACPKGWESITVLKAHDRATQPLLKGADGKLAPVSWDEAMKTFCARFKDIQAKHGNDSVAFLSTGQIATEEMFFLGSLAKFGMGMLHGDGNTRQCMATAVVSYKESFGFDAPPFTYADFEESDVLVFVGSNLCIAHPIMWERVLRNPHDPKIIVIDPRRTETAVAATHHLPLRPKTDMALLYTIANELIQRGWIDESYIASHTNGFDQFKQHVAPYQLEDSLANCGLEPSAVMEVIQAIHDGQRVSFWWTMGVNQSHQGVRTAQAIINLALMTGNIGRPGTGANSITGQCNAMGSRLFSNTTNLVGGHDFTKEEDRQKIADILDIPVVNIPTENSWSYDGIMEGIRRGDIRGLWVIATNPAHSWIHQQEAKETLEKLDFLVVQDMYHSTETAVLADLMLPAAGWGEKEGTFINSERRHGLHKKVVPAPGEALADFQIFRLVSHYWGCDSMFSDWKTPEDVFQVMKKCSAGQPCDITGIRDYRMLDDARGIQWPTKEAESSGDDWMPQPQRRLFEDGQYFHPDGKARFIFEQPEAPGEVPNDAFPLHLLTGRGTAAQWHTQTKTSKSAVLRTLYSTTLLVDINPQDADALMIEPHDWVQVQSARGEIRARANVTSSVQPGHVFLPMHNEVTNQLTYPQFDAYSRQPSYKNAAVRIVKSV; encoded by the coding sequence ATGTCGACCGTAACTCCACCCAGCCGGCTACAGCAGTTGATTTACGCCAAGGATGGAAGTCTCACTCGCGACTTGCTGCTCTACCCTGGGGAATATGGCCTGGGGAAGGTTCCCGCTGGAGCGAAACCCAACGGCACAACGACCTCGGTCTGCGGTTTCTGCTCGACCGGCTGCGGACTCGAGTTGCACATGAAGGATGGCCAGGCAGTCAATCTCAGCCCAGCGGTCGACTGGCCGGTGAATCTGGGCATGGCTTGTCCCAAGGGATGGGAATCGATCACGGTTCTCAAAGCCCACGACCGCGCCACGCAGCCGCTGCTCAAGGGTGCCGATGGGAAGCTGGCTCCTGTCTCGTGGGACGAGGCGATGAAGACCTTCTGCGCGCGGTTCAAAGACATTCAAGCCAAACACGGCAACGATTCGGTGGCGTTCCTCAGCACGGGGCAGATCGCGACCGAAGAGATGTTCTTCCTGGGCTCGCTCGCCAAGTTCGGAATGGGCATGCTGCATGGCGACGGCAACACTCGGCAATGCATGGCCACCGCTGTGGTCTCCTACAAAGAGTCCTTCGGCTTCGACGCGCCACCGTTTACCTACGCCGACTTTGAAGAATCCGACGTCCTGGTCTTCGTCGGTTCCAATCTCTGCATCGCCCATCCGATCATGTGGGAACGGGTTCTCCGCAATCCGCACGATCCGAAGATCATCGTCATCGATCCCCGCCGCACCGAGACCGCGGTTGCGGCAACGCACCACTTGCCGCTGCGTCCCAAGACCGACATGGCATTGCTCTACACGATCGCCAATGAACTGATCCAAAGAGGCTGGATCGACGAGTCGTACATCGCCAGCCACACCAACGGCTTCGACCAGTTCAAACAGCATGTCGCACCGTACCAACTGGAAGACAGCTTGGCCAACTGCGGGCTCGAACCTTCGGCCGTCATGGAAGTCATCCAGGCCATTCACGATGGCCAGCGAGTCTCTTTCTGGTGGACCATGGGGGTCAACCAAAGCCACCAAGGAGTCCGCACCGCCCAGGCGATCATCAACCTGGCCCTGATGACCGGCAACATCGGCCGCCCTGGCACCGGTGCCAACAGCATCACCGGGCAATGCAACGCGATGGGGTCTCGTCTGTTCAGCAACACGACCAACCTGGTCGGCGGTCACGACTTCACCAAGGAAGAAGACCGGCAGAAGATCGCCGACATTCTCGACATCCCGGTCGTCAACATCCCGACCGAAAACAGTTGGTCGTACGACGGCATCATGGAAGGGATTCGGCGCGGCGATATACGGGGCCTGTGGGTGATCGCCACCAATCCGGCTCATTCATGGATTCATCAACAGGAAGCCAAGGAAACACTCGAAAAGCTCGACTTCCTCGTGGTTCAAGACATGTACCACTCGACCGAAACGGCTGTCCTTGCCGATCTGATGTTGCCCGCGGCCGGCTGGGGAGAGAAAGAAGGAACGTTCATCAACTCCGAGCGTCGCCATGGTCTGCATAAGAAAGTGGTACCAGCGCCGGGCGAGGCCTTGGCCGACTTCCAGATCTTCCGCCTGGTGTCTCACTACTGGGGCTGCGATTCGATGTTTTCCGACTGGAAGACACCGGAAGACGTGTTTCAAGTGATGAAAAAGTGCTCGGCAGGACAGCCCTGCGATATCACCGGAATTCGTGACTATCGGATGTTAGACGATGCCCGCGGCATTCAATGGCCCACCAAAGAGGCAGAAAGTAGCGGCGACGATTGGATGCCTCAGCCGCAGCGGCGCCTGTTTGAAGATGGTCAGTACTTCCACCCAGATGGCAAAGCACGCTTTATCTTCGAACAACCGGAAGCCCCTGGCGAGGTGCCTAATGATGCCTTCCCGCTACATCTGTTGACCGGTCGTGGTACGGCAGCGCAGTGGCATACGCAAACCAAGACGTCCAAGTCGGCCGTGCTGCGAACGCTTTACTCGACCACCCTGCTCGTCGATATCAACCCGCAAGATGCCGATGCCCTCATGATCGAGCCGCACGATTGGGTCCAGGTGCAATCGGCTCGTGGTGAGATTCGCGCTCGCGCCAACGTCACCTCCAGCGTCCAGCCAGGGCACGTCTTTCTGCCGATGCATAACGAGGTAACCAATCAGTTGACGTACCCTCAATTCGATGCCTATTCGCGTCAGCCGTCTTACAAAAACGCAGCCGTTCGCATCGTCAAAAGCGTCTAG
- a CDS encoding ABC transporter permease codes for MKYKIIRILDVAGLRVFEPVVLLCYGEDPKQQLKQIGLYIAIPILVMVACVVAWDQIGPRIKTRAGEVPTPGQVVKAYDGIADFHNREYTKVSDYNEAGEGREKALAATQEEIKSLDADWEAISQESEALLNKLIAKIPAAASSEKATIENDWKKLNDDLAAATATATDEARQKFAFVEGISAQFVSASLSKLADAVSSQEQAYKQEQQTRAKALVALASKIPADDYKQKVEYVQLVNQHLQKTNDENEHLKALRSELSERRGKSLPEVESLRQLISATGQKAEFLKTRVNLLTEGNREQKVAKASSEMEGLKRKYATASGPEMFALAQQLIQREERINTIAGSEFAKPPTFFDQIWTSLKCVFTGFFIATAIAIPIGVCCGMSRVFMASMTPLISLFKPVSPIVWLPIVFFIVGAFITRPDEAWIQPSFLSSAITVALCSLWPTLVNTALGVSAIDQDHLNVARVLRLGLWDRLTKIIIPSALPLIFTGLRISLGVGWMVLIAAELLSSSPGLGKFVWDMFNNGSSATFAQMFVACGFVGVIGLLLDRIMIVFQRMVSFDGAPTAL; via the coding sequence ATGAAGTACAAAATCATCCGCATTCTGGACGTCGCCGGACTCCGCGTCTTCGAGCCGGTCGTGCTGCTTTGCTACGGCGAAGATCCGAAGCAGCAGCTCAAACAAATTGGCCTCTACATCGCCATTCCCATCCTGGTGATGGTTGCCTGCGTAGTCGCCTGGGACCAGATCGGCCCGCGCATTAAAACGCGTGCCGGCGAGGTTCCCACGCCAGGTCAGGTCGTCAAAGCGTACGACGGCATCGCCGATTTCCACAATCGAGAATACACCAAGGTCAGCGACTACAACGAAGCAGGCGAAGGTCGAGAGAAAGCGTTGGCGGCGACCCAGGAAGAAATCAAATCGTTGGACGCTGACTGGGAAGCCATCAGCCAGGAAAGCGAAGCGCTGCTCAACAAATTGATCGCCAAGATTCCCGCAGCCGCTTCCAGCGAGAAGGCAACCATCGAAAACGATTGGAAGAAGCTGAACGACGATCTGGCCGCAGCCACGGCGACCGCGACCGACGAGGCTCGCCAGAAGTTCGCCTTCGTTGAAGGGATATCCGCTCAATTCGTTTCGGCCAGCCTGTCCAAACTTGCCGACGCAGTAAGTTCGCAAGAGCAAGCCTACAAGCAGGAACAACAAACACGAGCCAAGGCCTTGGTCGCCCTGGCCAGTAAGATTCCCGCGGACGACTACAAACAGAAGGTCGAGTACGTTCAGTTGGTCAATCAGCATTTGCAGAAGACCAATGATGAGAACGAACACCTCAAAGCACTCCGTTCGGAGCTTTCCGAGCGACGCGGAAAATCGCTGCCGGAAGTGGAGTCATTGAGACAACTAATCAGCGCCACTGGCCAGAAGGCCGAGTTCCTGAAAACGCGCGTCAACCTGCTGACCGAAGGCAACCGCGAGCAAAAGGTCGCCAAGGCGTCGTCTGAAATGGAAGGCCTCAAGCGGAAGTACGCCACTGCCAGCGGTCCAGAGATGTTCGCCTTGGCTCAGCAGTTGATTCAGCGTGAAGAACGAATCAACACGATTGCCGGCTCCGAGTTCGCGAAGCCGCCGACCTTCTTCGATCAGATCTGGACGAGCCTCAAGTGTGTGTTCACCGGCTTCTTCATTGCCACGGCCATCGCCATTCCGATCGGCGTTTGCTGCGGTATGAGTCGGGTGTTCATGGCCTCGATGACTCCGCTGATCTCGCTGTTCAAACCGGTATCCCCCATCGTCTGGCTACCAATCGTGTTCTTCATCGTGGGGGCCTTCATTACCCGGCCGGACGAAGCGTGGATTCAACCGTCGTTTCTTAGCTCGGCCATCACCGTGGCACTTTGCTCGCTGTGGCCCACGCTGGTCAATACGGCCCTGGGTGTTTCGGCAATTGACCAGGACCACCTGAATGTGGCGCGAGTTTTGCGACTCGGGCTCTGGGATCGCCTGACCAAAATCATCATCCCCTCCGCCCTGCCGCTAATATTCACCGGTCTGCGAATCTCGCTGGGCGTGGGCTGGATGGTGCTGATTGCCGCGGAACTTCTTTCCAGTAGCCCAGGGCTCGGGAAGTTCGTGTGGGACATGTTCAATAACGGGTCGTCGGCAACGTTCGCCCAAATGTTTGTTGCCTGCGGTTTTGTGGGCGTCATTGGGCTATTGCTCGATCGAATCATGATCGTCTTCCAACGGATGGTCAGCTTCGACGGCGCTCCAACGGCCCTGTAA